The Cetobacterium sp. NK01 genome segment TCCATTTGGAAAAATGTCAAGATATATAGCAGTATTAATAGCTGTATGTGTAGGATTAGTTTGTTATGATAAAAAAGAATCTTTGGACAAAAAAATAGATATTTATGCAAGAGGTGCGGGTAAATCTGGAATTATGATTTTGGGAATTATAGTTCTTATGGCCGGTGGATTTCAGTCAGTTACTACTGCTATGGGAGGAAAGGCATCTATTGTTAATATGGGATTAAGTTTAATACCAACACATTTTTTAATTCCTGGAATTTTTATTATAACCTGTTGTATTTCTTTATGTATAGGAACTTCAATGGGGACACAAGTTGCAATGATTCCTGTAGCTATAGCTGTAGCTACAGGTGCGGGATTAGATGTTGCTATGGCAGGAGCTGCAACAATTGCAGGTGCATACTTTGGAGATAATCTTTCAATGATTTCAGATACTACTATTTGTGCTACAAAAGGTGTAGGAGCAGAAATGAAAGATAAATTTAAAATGAATTTTTTAATAGCTCTTCCAGCAGCTATTATTACTATATTTTTATATACTATTTATAGTATGGGAGCTATTACTGTAAGAGAAGTTGGAGAGCTACAATACAATATATTAGAGATATTACCTTATATAACAGTATTAATAACAGCTATTTTAGGAATAAATGTAATCTTAGTTCTTGGAATAGGGATAGTAATGTCAGGAATAATAGGAATCAGTTTAGGAAATCTAACATTTTTTGGATGGGCTATGGCAGTAAGTTCAGGAATGGAAGATATGTTTTTTTTAGCAATATTTGCAAGTCTTATTTCAGGAATGATAGAATTAATTAAATATTATGGAGGAATTGATTGGTTAGTTGAAATTCTAAAAAGTAAAATAAATGGAAGAAAAAGTTGTGAA includes the following:
- a CDS encoding Na+/H+ antiporter NhaC family protein, whose translation is MEEQRSKRNYKLLAFIPMFIFLGLYVGCGIYFTIKGVENPFGKMSRYIAVLIAVCVGLVCYDKKESLDKKIDIYARGAGKSGIMILGIIVLMAGGFQSVTTAMGGKASIVNMGLSLIPTHFLIPGIFIITCCISLCIGTSMGTQVAMIPVAIAVATGAGLDVAMAGAATIAGAYFGDNLSMISDTTICATKGVGAEMKDKFKMNFLIALPAAIITIFLYTIYSMGAITVREVGELQYNILEILPYITVLITAILGINVILVLGIGIVMSGIIGISLGNLTFFGWAMAVSSGMEDMFFLAIFASLISGMIELIKYYGGIDWLVEILKSKINGRKSCEYFISLISMTVSGATLNNPVAIIITAPIAKELGSRYKIAPKRLASILDIFSCAILGLVPHDSSVLLLQKYGGITYLQMMKYSFYPILLMLFTIITIQFGLLRTKEEKQNENTISNEENFEYKGEQI